The Neisseria macacae ATCC 33926 genome contains the following window.
ATCCACGACTTCCTGCTCGCCCAGTTCAAACTCACCTCCGCCGAGCTTTACCAAGTCAAAGGCCCGGTCAACCTCGTGCGCCTCAATGCCGTGCCCGATTTGGTTGACCGTCCCGACCTCAAGTTTCCCGCACGCGGGGCAGGTCGTCTGAAAGCATTGCGCAAGAACGGCTCCATTTTCAAACTGGCGAAACAGTCGCCCATCCTGCTGCACCATCCGTATCAGTCCTTCGACCCCGTCGTCCACATGATACGCGAAGCCGCCGCCGACCCCGCCGTCCTCGCCGTCAAAATGACCATCTACCGCACCGGCAGCAATTCCGAACTCGTCCGCGCCCTGATGAAAGCCGCCCTTGCCGGTAAACAAGTAACCGTCGTCGTCGAACTCATGGCGCGTTTTGACGAAGCCAACAACGTCAATTGGGCGCAACAGCTTGAAAACGCAGGCGCACACGTCGTTTACGGCGTATTCGGCTACAAAATCCACGCCAAGATGGCACTCGTCATCCGCCGCGAAAACGGCGCGCTCAAACGCTACGCCCACCTCGGCACCGGCAACTACCATCAAGGCACATCGCGCATCTACACCGACTTCGGCATCATCACCGCCGACGACCAAATCACCGCCGACGTGAACACCCTCTTTATGGAAATCACAGGTTTGGGCAAACCGGGTCGTCTGAACAAGCTCTACCAAAGCCCGTTCACCCTGCACAAAATGGTCATCGACCGCATCGAGCGCGAAATCCAACACGCCAAAGCAGGCAAGCCCGCCCGCATCCGCGCCAAAATGAATTCGCTGATCGAACCGAGCATCATCGACGCCCTCTACCGCGCCAGCAGCGCAGGCGTGCAAATCGACCTCATCGTGCGCGGCATGTGTACCCTGCGCCCCGGTGTCAAAGGTCTGTCCGAAAACATCCGCGTCCGCTCCATCATCGGCAGACAGCTCGAACACTCCCGCGTGTACTGCTTCCACAACAACGGCGCAGACGACACCTTCATCTCCAGCGCAGACTGGATGGGGCGCAACTTCTTCCGCCGCATCGAAGTCGCCACCCCCATCACCACGCCCGAACTCAAAGCCCGCGTCATCCATGAAGGCATCGAAATGGCGCTGCAAGACAACACCCGCGCATGGCTGATGCAGCCCGACGGCAGCTACACCCGCGCCCAACCCGAAAACGGCGAACCCGCCTTCAGCCTGCAAGAAAGCTTGTGGGAAATGTACGGCAGATAAAGCGCGGCAACACAAAAGGTCGTCTGAAATTAGTTTTCAGACGACCTTTTGACTTAAGGCGACACAGGGCTTGCGATTAAATAGGGAATGAAACGAAAACGCTCACTCCGGATCGTCCGTAAACGCATTCGCCCGAAATATTGGTACAAACGTCAACAGATAAAGCACGAACACGGCAGCGGTCAGAATCGCGGGAACGGTGATGAAGAATATCGGATTCACGTTCATTAAAACAGCGCGCGAGACGGCGGCGGCGAAGAGGATGGGGACGGCGATGCGGCAGAGTTTGGGGTAGTCGAGTTTGGTAAAGCCGCTGTGCCACAGTCCGGCGGTCAGCCACACCATCATCACGCCGCCCATCATGCCGCCGAGGGTAATCAGGTGCAGGGGCGCGGAGGCGGGCAGGTTTTGCAGTTTCGCCGCGCCTGTCCACAGATAGCCTGCGGCGGCAAAAAGCTGGAGCAGGTAATAGGTACGGACGTAGTGTTTGCGCAAGAGTTCGTGATGGTGCAGTTCGCGCAGCTTGGCAAGCAGGATGAAACCGACGGCGAGCGCGGTAAAACCGGCGGTTTGCGCGGGCAGCCAAAGTTCGGCGGCGGCGTGCAGCAGCAGGAAGGTGATGGCGATGTTTTTATAGACGACGTTGGGAATGAATACGGGGTCTTTCAGACGGCATTCTTTAAGGGCTTCCGCACCCAGAAGGACGCTGACGCGGACGGATACGAACATGACCGCCGCCATGTTCAGATGCACTTGCGCGCGCAACAGGTTCAAATCGCCGCTGACGGCATAGGCCGTCTGAAAAACGGTGAACGCGGCAAGCAACATTAGCAGGGCAAAGTTGTCAGTATTGCGGTCGAGCCAAATCAGCCAAGCGCAGAACAGCAGCAACACCAGCCAATAGGCGGCAACGAAAAACGAAGCGGTTTGCGGCGCAAACGGCAGCAGGACGGATGCGGCAAGCAACAGCGCCGCCAAGACGGTGGCAACGGGTTTCAGACGACCTTTATAGCCCGTCCATTCGAGCATCGCAGCAGTCAGAAAACCGCCGTATGCCGCAGGCAGCATGAGTTCTAAGAAGATTTGGCGGTGCAGGACGATGGCGCCGGGGCTGATGAAAAACACCAACGCGCCGAGTATGGCAAGCACCGCCGCGCCGACGAAAAACGGCCGCATGGGGTGGGTGAAAAATTTATTCATGGCTTGGCTTGATTCTGCATGAAGATGCTTTCGGATATGGATTTATTGGGTGGACAGGGCTGTATCTTTTGCCAAAGAGGCAAGCCGCAAGGTTTGTCAGATACTCAAATGCCCGTATCATTCATATTATTGATATTATTGTTCGAATTGTATTATTTTCAATAATAATAAATAACCCTAAACCAATATAAATAACAGCCATTATCCAACGACTAAACTTCTCTACAATTTCACCAACACCTGAAATATTAGCCAATCTTTGTGCTGTATATACTAAAACAAAAATCAATATTAAAAATACAAGAAGAGTAACTAATAAGTCGACAAGATCTAAAGTCACAAAGTAAGGAACAAAAAGTCCAATATTATCTGCACCACAACTAGCAACTGTAACCAAAGCAACAATACCGACTAATTTTGACAACCCTTTTTCATCCAATTCTTTTTTAGCTCTTTTTTCGCCCTCACAATCGTCGTAAATAGCAACTTTAATACCTAAGTAAATCGGTATTAAACCTAATAAACCCAACACCCATTTTTCCGGAACATAATTCAAAACAAAAGCTAGAAATAAACTAACTAATATTAAAATTACAGAACCTAAATATTGTCCGATATAAATATCTCGAT
Protein-coding sequences here:
- the ppk1 gene encoding polyphosphate kinase 1; this translates as MPEQNRILCRELSLLAFNRRVLAQAQDENVPLLERLRFLCIVSSNLDEFFEVRMAWLKRAQKMNPHERLDNGTTPSETIAAVAAEAHALIQEQYRLFNEVLQPELSKQGIHFYRRRNWTAGQQKWIEQYFDAELLPILTPIGLDPSHPFPRPLNKSLNFAVELEGTDAFGRPSGMAIVQAPRILPRVVPLPAELCDGGSGFVFLSSILHAHVGKLFPGMTVKGCHQFRLTRDSDLTVDEEDLKNLRAAIQNELHDREYGDGVRLEVADTCPPHIHDFLLAQFKLTSAELYQVKGPVNLVRLNAVPDLVDRPDLKFPARGAGRLKALRKNGSIFKLAKQSPILLHHPYQSFDPVVHMIREAAADPAVLAVKMTIYRTGSNSELVRALMKAALAGKQVTVVVELMARFDEANNVNWAQQLENAGAHVVYGVFGYKIHAKMALVIRRENGALKRYAHLGTGNYHQGTSRIYTDFGIITADDQITADVNTLFMEITGLGKPGRLNKLYQSPFTLHKMVIDRIEREIQHAKAGKPARIRAKMNSLIEPSIIDALYRASSAGVQIDLIVRGMCTLRPGVKGLSENIRVRSIIGRQLEHSRVYCFHNNGADDTFISSADWMGRNFFRRIEVATPITTPELKARVIHEGIEMALQDNTRAWLMQPDGSYTRAQPENGEPAFSLQESLWEMYGR
- a CDS encoding NnrS family protein, giving the protein MNKFFTHPMRPFFVGAAVLAILGALVFFISPGAIVLHRQIFLELMLPAAYGGFLTAAMLEWTGYKGRLKPVATVLAALLLAASVLLPFAPQTASFFVAAYWLVLLLFCAWLIWLDRNTDNFALLMLLAAFTVFQTAYAVSGDLNLLRAQVHLNMAAVMFVSVRVSVLLGAEALKECRLKDPVFIPNVVYKNIAITFLLLHAAAELWLPAQTAGFTALAVGFILLAKLRELHHHELLRKHYVRTYYLLQLFAAAGYLWTGAAKLQNLPASAPLHLITLGGMMGGVMMVWLTAGLWHSGFTKLDYPKLCRIAVPILFAAAVSRAVLMNVNPIFFITVPAILTAAVFVLYLLTFVPIFRANAFTDDPE
- a CDS encoding CadD family cadmium resistance transporter, which gives rise to MFSTVITAAVLYIATAVDLLVILLIFFARANTRKEYRDIYIGQYLGSVILILVSLFLAFVLNYVPEKWVLGLLGLIPIYLGIKVAIYDDCEGEKRAKKELDEKGLSKLVGIVALVTVASCGADNIGLFVPYFVTLDLVDLLVTLLVFLILIFVLVYTAQRLANISGVGEIVEKFSRWIMAVIYIGLGLFIIIENNTIRTIISII